In a single window of the Acipenser ruthenus chromosome 20, fAciRut3.2 maternal haplotype, whole genome shotgun sequence genome:
- the LOC117425847 gene encoding anillin-like isoform X2: MDPFVEKIVERTHARQLALDKKIVEQIGQEKMGMIRQPMKRLRDPLSESGDSKEEVHSDSSKRCCCEVLGDENLSPKEKMLSPSKSCRRFAEMEVKPDTPALTSVKTRINKLATQRRQWDSQDDDDYADYPSPVYSSSHTPVALEVKLVSKPGVSKGRTGRLADLASAISSWEDDFSIPSKCSTEKELLVESVVQPVLETPSKHEDCEDIQSLPDEEGNEDSELQLGHSVTDSNAFSTVLEKFESYPRQGEPSPAFHRRRSLSSSTRAIQERLLNDTTPSLFMASLLRKEREEELSLVRMQPNNENLWLRKNGAGSGFRETIGVVSGVTRLIKRIKRNQWPPNIPLYPVTETEESEVGKMETLDSSSKYHLNQSVDKVEVSSIEVKLRSFSSESLLISEDGVDSAGEAEKEELTENGSRSLKKVTFAPETVIHLPCVELDSRESEMEEVDRVSGAELSSQEEEMNSSEVIDQIFEGLLDDSEEVEETDKDVEVKMNEVPEIESKEGSMETPPESKKESLETEKIVISEQDGSMVTAMKDSEEWNNVDEKDELTIPTSILSPLAKSVAAVVTPMRLVLHDLAEPIPFFQDLGQESDAQPAEETAPLYSIDAYRTLRRSAAYQSVTPVNRRKAAERALGSRSLNVKEKIKMLNGEIGTLQTIIQQASQALNCCTDEEHGKGSLEEAEAEKLLLVSSEKRLSLLSELSRLKGMGSQQQGTEPSTKMPCRGTLSISNLRLPLKVEFVCSALAKTGKPSHYFFVLIRYGSSNIVSTPLATAVDAQKGDTIAFPTSITLQDIRSNFEIDVEVYSLAKMGHSLTIEKRRPSRSKVTPKKLLTSMTKSSNNSPVNIPVMTNTVRTSTFSLVGSHKITLASLGRNKFPLDKIKFDGKVRQLLGDEFQEKVPFLSPLEGNIHLRLECRIHSTNEHKGFLTMFEDVHGFGAWHRRWFSFNGKCISYWNYPDDEGSKEAKGCINLTNCTSKEVVSVKRDSCARPNTFELITARPQQKDNQKMVSQVHNTVFFKSWFSADTKEERAEWMEKLNQALLDLRTWQPILSDQCPQQQGGQDSSSLSSSRESVL, translated from the exons ATGGACCCCTTTGTTGAG AAAATTGTGGAGCGCACACATGCCAGACAGTTGGCTTTAGACAAGAAGATTGTAGAGCAAATTGGACAAGAGAAGATGGGAATGATCCGGCAGCCAATGAAGAGACTGAGAGACCCGCTGTCAGAGAGTGGGGACAGTAAAGAGGAGGTACACTCTG ACTCCTCAAAGAGGTGCTGTTGTGAAGTTTTGGGAGATGAGAACCTGAGCCCCAAGGAGAAGATGCTGTCACCCTCCAAGTCCTGTCGCCGCTTTGCAGAGATGGAAGTGAAACCAGACACCCCGGCCTTAACCTCTGTTAAGACACGCATCAACAAACTGGCCACTCAGCGCAGGCAGTGGGACTCTCAAG atgatgatgattatgcaGATTACCCCTCCCCTGTATACTCCTCGAGTCACACCCCTGTGGCACTGGAGGTGAAGTTGGTTTCTAAGCCTGGAGTCTCCAAGGGACGAACGGGCCGGCTGGCTGACCTGGCCTCTGCTATTAGCTCATGGGAGGATGACTTTAGCATCCCATCAAAGTGCAGCACTGAAAAGGAACTCCTGGTGGAAAGTGTGGTGCAACCAGTGCTGGAGACTCCCTCCAAACATGAA GATTGTGAGGATATTCAAAGCCTCCCTGATGAGGAGGGAAATGAGGATTCTGAACTCCAACTCGGACATAGTGTGACAG ATAGCAATGCATTTAGTACGGTGCTTGAAAAGTTTGAGTCGTATCCGAGGCAGGGGGAGCCTTCGCCTGCGTTCCACAGACGTCGTTCGCTCTCCTCCTCGACCCGTGCAATCCAAGAGAGACTGCTCAATGACACTACTCCCAGCCTATTCATGGCAAGCCTCCTCCGCAAG GAGCGGGAAGAGGAGCTCTCTTTGGTGAGGATGCAGCCTAACAATGAAAATCTCTGGCTCAGAAAGAATGGTGCTGGGTCTGGCTTCAGGGAGACTATTGGG GTTGTCTCTGGTGTAACTCGGCTGATAAAACGGATCAAGAGAAACCAATGGCCACCTAATATTCCCTTATATCCAGTCACTGAA ACTGAAGAATCTGAGGTTGGAAAAATGGAAACTCTGGATAGCAGCAGCAAGTACCACTTGAACCAGTCTGTGGACAAGGTGGAGGTGTCCTCCATCGAGGTGAAACTCCGCTCGTTTTCCAGTGAAAGTCTCCTAATTTCAGAAGATGGAG TTGACTCTGCAGGCGAGGCAGAAAAAGAGGAACTGACTGAAAATGGATCTCGGTCACTCAAGAAAGTGACCTTCGCCCCGGAAACGGTTATACACTTGCCATGTGTTGAGTTGGATTCTCGGGAGAGCGAGATGGAAGAAGTTGACAGAG TTTCAGGAGCAGAATTATCTTCCCAGGAGGAGGAGATGAACAGTTCTGAGGTGATCGATCAGATTTTTGAGGGACTGTTGGATGACAGCGAGGAAGTGGAGGAAACGGATAAGGATGTTGAGGTGAAGATGAACGAAGTCCCGGAGATTGAGAGTAAAGAGGGCAGCATGGAAACTCCTCCAGAAAGTAAGAAGGAAAGTCTGGAAACAGAGAAGATTGTGATATCCGAGCAAGACGGGAGCATGGTAACAGCAATGAAGGACAGTGAAGAATGGAATAATGTGGATGAGAAAGATGAGCTAACTATTCCTACCTCCATTCTTTCTCCTCTTGCTAAATCTGTGGCGGCTGTAGTCACACCAATG AGGCTGGTGCTGCATGACCTGGCTGAACCCATACCATTCTTCCAGGACCTTGGCCAAGAAAGTGATGCCCAGCCAGCAGAGGAGACTGCACCCCTGTACAG TATTGATGCCTACCGAACCTTGCGGCGCAGTGCTGCGTACCAGAGCGTGACCCCTGTGAACCGGAGGAAGGCCGCCGAACGGGCCTTGGGCAGTCGGTCTTTGAATGTGAAGGAGAAGATTAAG ATGCTGAATGGAGAGATTGGCACCCTCCAGACCATCATCCAGCAGGCAAGCCAGGCCCTGAACTGCTGCACTGATGAGGAGCATGGGAAGGGCTCTCTGGAGGAGGCTGAAGCTGAGAAACTGCTGCTGGTGTCCT CGGAGAAGCGCCTGTCCCTTCTGTCTGAGCTGAGCCGTCTGAAGGGCATGGGCTCGCAGCAGCAAGGGACAGAGCCCAGCACCAAGATGCCCTGCAGAGGAACCCTCTCCATCTCTAACCTGCGTCTGCCCCTGAAGGTGGAGTTTGTCTGCTCTGCACTCGCCAAGACAG GAAAGCCAAGCCACTATTTCTTTGTTCTGATCCGTTATGGGTCCAGTAACATAGTCTCCACCCCTCTGGCCACAGCTGTTGATGCACAGAAGGGCGACACCATTGCCTTTCCCACTTCCATCACTTT ACAAGACATTCGCTCCAACTTTGAAATTGATGTAGAGGTCTACAGCCTG GCCAAGATGGGCCATTCCCTTACAATTGAAAAAAGACGACCTTCAAGATCCAAG GTTACCCCCAAGAAGCTGCTCACATCTATGACT AAATCCAGTAATAACTCACCAG TCAACATCCCTGTGATGACAAACACTGTTCGGACCAGTACCTTCTCATTAGTGGGATCGCACAAAATCACACTGGCCTCCCTGGGCAGGAACAAGTTTCCCCTGGATAAG ATAAAGTTTGATGGAAAAGTCAGGCAGTTGCTGGGAGATGAGTTTCAAGAAAAG GTTCCATTTCTGTCACCACTCGAAGGAAACATCCACCTGCGTCTGGAATGCCGAATCCACTCAACCAATGAGCACAAGGGCTTCCTG ACCATGTTCGAAGATGTCCATGGATTTGGAGCATGGCACCGCCGCTGGTTCTCTTTCAATGGGAAATGCATTTCCTACTGGAATTACCCTGACGATGAAGGTAGCAAG GAGGCAAAAGGGTGTATTAACCTGACCAACTGCACCAGCAAGGAGGTGGTGTCTGTGAAAAGAGATTCTTGTGCCAGACCAAATACTTTTGAGCTGATCACAGCAAGACCGCAGCAGAAGGACAACCAAAAGATGGTCAGCCAAGTTCACAACACGGTTTTCTTCAA GAGCTGGTTTTCTGCTGACACCAAGGAAGAGCGTGCAGAGTGGATGGAGAAGCTAAACCAAGCCCTGTTGGACCTGAGGACATGGCAACCTATTCTATCAGATCAATGCCCCCAACAACAGGGAGGACAAGACAGCTCCTCCTTAAGCAGCAGCCGGGAGAGTGTTTTATAG
- the LOC117425847 gene encoding anillin-like isoform X4: MDPFVEKIVERTHARQLALDKKIVEQIGQEKMGMIRQPMKRLRDPLSESGDSKEEVHSDSSKRCCCEVLGDENLSPKEKMLSPSKSCRRFAEMEVKPDTPALTSVKTRINKLATQRRQWDSQDDDDYADYPSPVYSSSHTPVALEVKLVSKPGVSKGRTGRLADLASAISSWEDDFSIPSKCSTEKELLVESVVQPVLETPSKHEDCEDIQSLPDEEGNEDSELQLGHSVTDSNAFSTVLEKFESYPRQGEPSPAFHRRRSLSSSTRAIQERLLNDTTPSLFMASLLRKEREEELSLVRMQPNNENLWLRKNGAGSGFRETIGTEESEVGKMETLDSSSKYHLNQSVDKVEVSSIEVKLRSFSSESLLISEDGVDSAGEAEKEELTENGSRSLKKVTFAPETVIHLPCVELDSRESEMEEVDRVSGAELSSQEEEMNSSEVIDQIFEGLLDDSEEVEETDKDVEVKMNEVPEIESKEGSMETPPESKKESLETEKIVISEQDGSMVTAMKDSEEWNNVDEKDELTIPTSILSPLAKSVAAVVTPMRLVLHDLAEPIPFFQDLGQESDAQPAEETAPLYSIDAYRTLRRSAAYQSVTPVNRRKAAERALGSRSLNVKEKIKMLNGEIGTLQTIIQQASQALNCCTDEEHGKGSLEEAEAEKLLLVSSEKRLSLLSELSRLKGMGSQQQGTEPSTKMPCRGTLSISNLRLPLKVEFVCSALAKTGKPSHYFFVLIRYGSSNIVSTPLATAVDAQKGDTIAFPTSITLQDIRSNFEIDVEVYSLAKMGHSLTIEKRRPSRSKVTPKKLLTSMTKSSNNSPAVNIPVMTNTVRTSTFSLVGSHKITLASLGRNKFPLDKIKFDGKVRQLLGDEFQEKVPFLSPLEGNIHLRLECRIHSTNEHKGFLTMFEDVHGFGAWHRRWFSFNGKCISYWNYPDDEGSKEAKGCINLTNCTSKEVVSVKRDSCARPNTFELITARPQQKDNQKMVSQVHNTVFFKSWFSADTKEERAEWMEKLNQALLDLRTWQPILSDQCPQQQGGQDSSSLSSSRESVL; the protein is encoded by the exons ATGGACCCCTTTGTTGAG AAAATTGTGGAGCGCACACATGCCAGACAGTTGGCTTTAGACAAGAAGATTGTAGAGCAAATTGGACAAGAGAAGATGGGAATGATCCGGCAGCCAATGAAGAGACTGAGAGACCCGCTGTCAGAGAGTGGGGACAGTAAAGAGGAGGTACACTCTG ACTCCTCAAAGAGGTGCTGTTGTGAAGTTTTGGGAGATGAGAACCTGAGCCCCAAGGAGAAGATGCTGTCACCCTCCAAGTCCTGTCGCCGCTTTGCAGAGATGGAAGTGAAACCAGACACCCCGGCCTTAACCTCTGTTAAGACACGCATCAACAAACTGGCCACTCAGCGCAGGCAGTGGGACTCTCAAG atgatgatgattatgcaGATTACCCCTCCCCTGTATACTCCTCGAGTCACACCCCTGTGGCACTGGAGGTGAAGTTGGTTTCTAAGCCTGGAGTCTCCAAGGGACGAACGGGCCGGCTGGCTGACCTGGCCTCTGCTATTAGCTCATGGGAGGATGACTTTAGCATCCCATCAAAGTGCAGCACTGAAAAGGAACTCCTGGTGGAAAGTGTGGTGCAACCAGTGCTGGAGACTCCCTCCAAACATGAA GATTGTGAGGATATTCAAAGCCTCCCTGATGAGGAGGGAAATGAGGATTCTGAACTCCAACTCGGACATAGTGTGACAG ATAGCAATGCATTTAGTACGGTGCTTGAAAAGTTTGAGTCGTATCCGAGGCAGGGGGAGCCTTCGCCTGCGTTCCACAGACGTCGTTCGCTCTCCTCCTCGACCCGTGCAATCCAAGAGAGACTGCTCAATGACACTACTCCCAGCCTATTCATGGCAAGCCTCCTCCGCAAG GAGCGGGAAGAGGAGCTCTCTTTGGTGAGGATGCAGCCTAACAATGAAAATCTCTGGCTCAGAAAGAATGGTGCTGGGTCTGGCTTCAGGGAGACTATTGGG ACTGAAGAATCTGAGGTTGGAAAAATGGAAACTCTGGATAGCAGCAGCAAGTACCACTTGAACCAGTCTGTGGACAAGGTGGAGGTGTCCTCCATCGAGGTGAAACTCCGCTCGTTTTCCAGTGAAAGTCTCCTAATTTCAGAAGATGGAG TTGACTCTGCAGGCGAGGCAGAAAAAGAGGAACTGACTGAAAATGGATCTCGGTCACTCAAGAAAGTGACCTTCGCCCCGGAAACGGTTATACACTTGCCATGTGTTGAGTTGGATTCTCGGGAGAGCGAGATGGAAGAAGTTGACAGAG TTTCAGGAGCAGAATTATCTTCCCAGGAGGAGGAGATGAACAGTTCTGAGGTGATCGATCAGATTTTTGAGGGACTGTTGGATGACAGCGAGGAAGTGGAGGAAACGGATAAGGATGTTGAGGTGAAGATGAACGAAGTCCCGGAGATTGAGAGTAAAGAGGGCAGCATGGAAACTCCTCCAGAAAGTAAGAAGGAAAGTCTGGAAACAGAGAAGATTGTGATATCCGAGCAAGACGGGAGCATGGTAACAGCAATGAAGGACAGTGAAGAATGGAATAATGTGGATGAGAAAGATGAGCTAACTATTCCTACCTCCATTCTTTCTCCTCTTGCTAAATCTGTGGCGGCTGTAGTCACACCAATG AGGCTGGTGCTGCATGACCTGGCTGAACCCATACCATTCTTCCAGGACCTTGGCCAAGAAAGTGATGCCCAGCCAGCAGAGGAGACTGCACCCCTGTACAG TATTGATGCCTACCGAACCTTGCGGCGCAGTGCTGCGTACCAGAGCGTGACCCCTGTGAACCGGAGGAAGGCCGCCGAACGGGCCTTGGGCAGTCGGTCTTTGAATGTGAAGGAGAAGATTAAG ATGCTGAATGGAGAGATTGGCACCCTCCAGACCATCATCCAGCAGGCAAGCCAGGCCCTGAACTGCTGCACTGATGAGGAGCATGGGAAGGGCTCTCTGGAGGAGGCTGAAGCTGAGAAACTGCTGCTGGTGTCCT CGGAGAAGCGCCTGTCCCTTCTGTCTGAGCTGAGCCGTCTGAAGGGCATGGGCTCGCAGCAGCAAGGGACAGAGCCCAGCACCAAGATGCCCTGCAGAGGAACCCTCTCCATCTCTAACCTGCGTCTGCCCCTGAAGGTGGAGTTTGTCTGCTCTGCACTCGCCAAGACAG GAAAGCCAAGCCACTATTTCTTTGTTCTGATCCGTTATGGGTCCAGTAACATAGTCTCCACCCCTCTGGCCACAGCTGTTGATGCACAGAAGGGCGACACCATTGCCTTTCCCACTTCCATCACTTT ACAAGACATTCGCTCCAACTTTGAAATTGATGTAGAGGTCTACAGCCTG GCCAAGATGGGCCATTCCCTTACAATTGAAAAAAGACGACCTTCAAGATCCAAG GTTACCCCCAAGAAGCTGCTCACATCTATGACT AAATCCAGTAATAACTCACCAG CAGTCAACATCCCTGTGATGACAAACACTGTTCGGACCAGTACCTTCTCATTAGTGGGATCGCACAAAATCACACTGGCCTCCCTGGGCAGGAACAAGTTTCCCCTGGATAAG ATAAAGTTTGATGGAAAAGTCAGGCAGTTGCTGGGAGATGAGTTTCAAGAAAAG GTTCCATTTCTGTCACCACTCGAAGGAAACATCCACCTGCGTCTGGAATGCCGAATCCACTCAACCAATGAGCACAAGGGCTTCCTG ACCATGTTCGAAGATGTCCATGGATTTGGAGCATGGCACCGCCGCTGGTTCTCTTTCAATGGGAAATGCATTTCCTACTGGAATTACCCTGACGATGAAGGTAGCAAG GAGGCAAAAGGGTGTATTAACCTGACCAACTGCACCAGCAAGGAGGTGGTGTCTGTGAAAAGAGATTCTTGTGCCAGACCAAATACTTTTGAGCTGATCACAGCAAGACCGCAGCAGAAGGACAACCAAAAGATGGTCAGCCAAGTTCACAACACGGTTTTCTTCAA GAGCTGGTTTTCTGCTGACACCAAGGAAGAGCGTGCAGAGTGGATGGAGAAGCTAAACCAAGCCCTGTTGGACCTGAGGACATGGCAACCTATTCTATCAGATCAATGCCCCCAACAACAGGGAGGACAAGACAGCTCCTCCTTAAGCAGCAGCCGGGAGAGTGTTTTATAG
- the LOC117425847 gene encoding anillin-like isoform X1, which yields MDPFVEKIVERTHARQLALDKKIVEQIGQEKMGMIRQPMKRLRDPLSESGDSKEEVHSDSSKRCCCEVLGDENLSPKEKMLSPSKSCRRFAEMEVKPDTPALTSVKTRINKLATQRRQWDSQDDDDYADYPSPVYSSSHTPVALEVKLVSKPGVSKGRTGRLADLASAISSWEDDFSIPSKCSTEKELLVESVVQPVLETPSKHEDCEDIQSLPDEEGNEDSELQLGHSVTDSNAFSTVLEKFESYPRQGEPSPAFHRRRSLSSSTRAIQERLLNDTTPSLFMASLLRKEREEELSLVRMQPNNENLWLRKNGAGSGFRETIGVVSGVTRLIKRIKRNQWPPNIPLYPVTETEESEVGKMETLDSSSKYHLNQSVDKVEVSSIEVKLRSFSSESLLISEDGVDSAGEAEKEELTENGSRSLKKVTFAPETVIHLPCVELDSRESEMEEVDRVSGAELSSQEEEMNSSEVIDQIFEGLLDDSEEVEETDKDVEVKMNEVPEIESKEGSMETPPESKKESLETEKIVISEQDGSMVTAMKDSEEWNNVDEKDELTIPTSILSPLAKSVAAVVTPMRLVLHDLAEPIPFFQDLGQESDAQPAEETAPLYSIDAYRTLRRSAAYQSVTPVNRRKAAERALGSRSLNVKEKIKMLNGEIGTLQTIIQQASQALNCCTDEEHGKGSLEEAEAEKLLLVSSEKRLSLLSELSRLKGMGSQQQGTEPSTKMPCRGTLSISNLRLPLKVEFVCSALAKTGKPSHYFFVLIRYGSSNIVSTPLATAVDAQKGDTIAFPTSITLQDIRSNFEIDVEVYSLAKMGHSLTIEKRRPSRSKVTPKKLLTSMTKSSNNSPAVNIPVMTNTVRTSTFSLVGSHKITLASLGRNKFPLDKIKFDGKVRQLLGDEFQEKVPFLSPLEGNIHLRLECRIHSTNEHKGFLTMFEDVHGFGAWHRRWFSFNGKCISYWNYPDDEGSKEAKGCINLTNCTSKEVVSVKRDSCARPNTFELITARPQQKDNQKMVSQVHNTVFFKSWFSADTKEERAEWMEKLNQALLDLRTWQPILSDQCPQQQGGQDSSSLSSSRESVL from the exons ATGGACCCCTTTGTTGAG AAAATTGTGGAGCGCACACATGCCAGACAGTTGGCTTTAGACAAGAAGATTGTAGAGCAAATTGGACAAGAGAAGATGGGAATGATCCGGCAGCCAATGAAGAGACTGAGAGACCCGCTGTCAGAGAGTGGGGACAGTAAAGAGGAGGTACACTCTG ACTCCTCAAAGAGGTGCTGTTGTGAAGTTTTGGGAGATGAGAACCTGAGCCCCAAGGAGAAGATGCTGTCACCCTCCAAGTCCTGTCGCCGCTTTGCAGAGATGGAAGTGAAACCAGACACCCCGGCCTTAACCTCTGTTAAGACACGCATCAACAAACTGGCCACTCAGCGCAGGCAGTGGGACTCTCAAG atgatgatgattatgcaGATTACCCCTCCCCTGTATACTCCTCGAGTCACACCCCTGTGGCACTGGAGGTGAAGTTGGTTTCTAAGCCTGGAGTCTCCAAGGGACGAACGGGCCGGCTGGCTGACCTGGCCTCTGCTATTAGCTCATGGGAGGATGACTTTAGCATCCCATCAAAGTGCAGCACTGAAAAGGAACTCCTGGTGGAAAGTGTGGTGCAACCAGTGCTGGAGACTCCCTCCAAACATGAA GATTGTGAGGATATTCAAAGCCTCCCTGATGAGGAGGGAAATGAGGATTCTGAACTCCAACTCGGACATAGTGTGACAG ATAGCAATGCATTTAGTACGGTGCTTGAAAAGTTTGAGTCGTATCCGAGGCAGGGGGAGCCTTCGCCTGCGTTCCACAGACGTCGTTCGCTCTCCTCCTCGACCCGTGCAATCCAAGAGAGACTGCTCAATGACACTACTCCCAGCCTATTCATGGCAAGCCTCCTCCGCAAG GAGCGGGAAGAGGAGCTCTCTTTGGTGAGGATGCAGCCTAACAATGAAAATCTCTGGCTCAGAAAGAATGGTGCTGGGTCTGGCTTCAGGGAGACTATTGGG GTTGTCTCTGGTGTAACTCGGCTGATAAAACGGATCAAGAGAAACCAATGGCCACCTAATATTCCCTTATATCCAGTCACTGAA ACTGAAGAATCTGAGGTTGGAAAAATGGAAACTCTGGATAGCAGCAGCAAGTACCACTTGAACCAGTCTGTGGACAAGGTGGAGGTGTCCTCCATCGAGGTGAAACTCCGCTCGTTTTCCAGTGAAAGTCTCCTAATTTCAGAAGATGGAG TTGACTCTGCAGGCGAGGCAGAAAAAGAGGAACTGACTGAAAATGGATCTCGGTCACTCAAGAAAGTGACCTTCGCCCCGGAAACGGTTATACACTTGCCATGTGTTGAGTTGGATTCTCGGGAGAGCGAGATGGAAGAAGTTGACAGAG TTTCAGGAGCAGAATTATCTTCCCAGGAGGAGGAGATGAACAGTTCTGAGGTGATCGATCAGATTTTTGAGGGACTGTTGGATGACAGCGAGGAAGTGGAGGAAACGGATAAGGATGTTGAGGTGAAGATGAACGAAGTCCCGGAGATTGAGAGTAAAGAGGGCAGCATGGAAACTCCTCCAGAAAGTAAGAAGGAAAGTCTGGAAACAGAGAAGATTGTGATATCCGAGCAAGACGGGAGCATGGTAACAGCAATGAAGGACAGTGAAGAATGGAATAATGTGGATGAGAAAGATGAGCTAACTATTCCTACCTCCATTCTTTCTCCTCTTGCTAAATCTGTGGCGGCTGTAGTCACACCAATG AGGCTGGTGCTGCATGACCTGGCTGAACCCATACCATTCTTCCAGGACCTTGGCCAAGAAAGTGATGCCCAGCCAGCAGAGGAGACTGCACCCCTGTACAG TATTGATGCCTACCGAACCTTGCGGCGCAGTGCTGCGTACCAGAGCGTGACCCCTGTGAACCGGAGGAAGGCCGCCGAACGGGCCTTGGGCAGTCGGTCTTTGAATGTGAAGGAGAAGATTAAG ATGCTGAATGGAGAGATTGGCACCCTCCAGACCATCATCCAGCAGGCAAGCCAGGCCCTGAACTGCTGCACTGATGAGGAGCATGGGAAGGGCTCTCTGGAGGAGGCTGAAGCTGAGAAACTGCTGCTGGTGTCCT CGGAGAAGCGCCTGTCCCTTCTGTCTGAGCTGAGCCGTCTGAAGGGCATGGGCTCGCAGCAGCAAGGGACAGAGCCCAGCACCAAGATGCCCTGCAGAGGAACCCTCTCCATCTCTAACCTGCGTCTGCCCCTGAAGGTGGAGTTTGTCTGCTCTGCACTCGCCAAGACAG GAAAGCCAAGCCACTATTTCTTTGTTCTGATCCGTTATGGGTCCAGTAACATAGTCTCCACCCCTCTGGCCACAGCTGTTGATGCACAGAAGGGCGACACCATTGCCTTTCCCACTTCCATCACTTT ACAAGACATTCGCTCCAACTTTGAAATTGATGTAGAGGTCTACAGCCTG GCCAAGATGGGCCATTCCCTTACAATTGAAAAAAGACGACCTTCAAGATCCAAG GTTACCCCCAAGAAGCTGCTCACATCTATGACT AAATCCAGTAATAACTCACCAG CAGTCAACATCCCTGTGATGACAAACACTGTTCGGACCAGTACCTTCTCATTAGTGGGATCGCACAAAATCACACTGGCCTCCCTGGGCAGGAACAAGTTTCCCCTGGATAAG ATAAAGTTTGATGGAAAAGTCAGGCAGTTGCTGGGAGATGAGTTTCAAGAAAAG GTTCCATTTCTGTCACCACTCGAAGGAAACATCCACCTGCGTCTGGAATGCCGAATCCACTCAACCAATGAGCACAAGGGCTTCCTG ACCATGTTCGAAGATGTCCATGGATTTGGAGCATGGCACCGCCGCTGGTTCTCTTTCAATGGGAAATGCATTTCCTACTGGAATTACCCTGACGATGAAGGTAGCAAG GAGGCAAAAGGGTGTATTAACCTGACCAACTGCACCAGCAAGGAGGTGGTGTCTGTGAAAAGAGATTCTTGTGCCAGACCAAATACTTTTGAGCTGATCACAGCAAGACCGCAGCAGAAGGACAACCAAAAGATGGTCAGCCAAGTTCACAACACGGTTTTCTTCAA GAGCTGGTTTTCTGCTGACACCAAGGAAGAGCGTGCAGAGTGGATGGAGAAGCTAAACCAAGCCCTGTTGGACCTGAGGACATGGCAACCTATTCTATCAGATCAATGCCCCCAACAACAGGGAGGACAAGACAGCTCCTCCTTAAGCAGCAGCCGGGAGAGTGTTTTATAG